In a genomic window of Aptenodytes patagonicus chromosome 24, bAptPat1.pri.cur, whole genome shotgun sequence:
- the SLC25A37 gene encoding mitoferrin-1 isoform X2: protein MQSLQPDPKAQYRSVYEALKKIVLTEGFWRPLRGINVTMLGAGPAHAMYFACYEKMKKSLSDTIQHGGNSHLANGIAGSVATLLHDAVMNPAEVVKQRMQMFNSPYKSVLACIRTVQKTEGFGAFYRSYTTQLTMNVPFQAIHFITYEFMQEQINPHREYNPRSHIVSGAIAGAVAAAATTPLDVCKTLLNTQENMALTSVNISGHLSGMVNAFKTVYQLGGISGYFRGVQARVIYQMPSTAIAWSVYEFFKYFLTKHKLEKRTSL, encoded by the exons ATGCAGAGCTTGCAGCCGGACCCCAAAGCCCAGTACAGGAGCGTGTACGAAGCTCTGAAGAAGATTGTCCTTACAGAGGGTTTCTGGAGGCCTTTACGTGGGATTAATGTCACCATGCTGGGGGCTGGCCCTGCCCATGCAATGTACTTTGCCTgctatgaaaaaatgaaaaagtctcTAAGTGATACTATCCAGCATGGAGGAAACAGCCACTTGGCCAATG GTATAGCTGGGAGCGTGGCCACGCTACTCCATGACGCAGTGATGAATCCCGCTGAAG TGGTGAAGCAGCGGATGCAGATGTTCAACTCCCCCTACAAGTCCGTCCTGGCGTGCATAAGGACAGTGCAGAAGACGGAGGGGTTTGGTGCCTTCTACCGCAGCTACACCACCCAGCTCACCATGAACGTCCCCTTCCAGGCCATTCACTTCATCACCTATGAATTCATGCAGGAGCAGATCAACCCACACCGGGAGTATAACCCTCGGTCCCACATCGTCTCCGGTGCCATCGCAGGGGCTGTGGCCGCTGCTGCCACCACTCCTCTGGATGTCTGCAAGACCTTGCTCAACACCCAAGAGAACATGGCCTTGACCTCTGTGAACATCAGCGGACATCTCTCGGGCATGGTGAATGCCTTCAAGACTGTCTATCAGCTGGGGGGCATTTCGGGGTATTTCAGAGGGGTGCAGGCACGTGTCATTTACCAGATGCCTTCAACAGCCATCGCCTGGTCCGTGTATGAATTCTTCAAGTACTTTCTCACAAAGCACAAGCTGGAAAAAAGAACATCCTTGTGA